One genomic window of Streptomyces sp. NBC_01498 includes the following:
- a CDS encoding aminoacyl-tRNA hydrolase, producing MSIDNTPGTGAADPSDGQASGPGDPAADSPASGSGDPADSPFRHERTARDEAPQFVLPLVVRIEKAAPPTRTDALEAAARAVLLMLADERSTGGGGEGGDEGEWARAMRDWQDARIRKVVRRARGGEWRKASGLPGITVTSPAAPAPASAPTPTPGEVAASPRPAAPTPGAENLGTYETPAFAPYAEVRVFPPVPLDGWPKELAKLQVSGTELDDPAPPPAADPATPVLWLNPDLGMSAGKAMAQAGHGAQLAWYRLSEQDREAWCETGFTLAVRTADPARWRELTSGGLPLVRDAGFTEIAPGSSTVVADHPALRR from the coding sequence GTGAGCATCGACAACACCCCAGGCACCGGAGCTGCGGACCCGTCCGACGGCCAGGCGAGCGGTCCCGGCGACCCGGCCGCCGACAGTCCGGCGAGCGGTTCCGGCGATCCCGCCGACAGTCCGTTCCGGCATGAGCGGACCGCGCGCGACGAGGCGCCGCAGTTCGTGCTGCCGCTGGTGGTACGGATCGAGAAGGCCGCGCCGCCGACCCGCACCGACGCGCTGGAGGCCGCGGCCCGCGCCGTACTCCTGATGCTCGCCGACGAGCGGTCGACGGGCGGGGGCGGCGAGGGCGGAGATGAGGGTGAGTGGGCTCGGGCGATGCGGGACTGGCAGGACGCCCGTATCCGCAAGGTGGTGCGCCGGGCGCGCGGCGGCGAGTGGCGGAAGGCGTCCGGGCTGCCGGGAATCACGGTGACCAGCCCGGCGGCCCCCGCCCCGGCTTCGGCTCCGACTCCGACTCCGGGTGAGGTTGCGGCTTCGCCCCGCCCTGCGGCTCCGACTCCGGGTGCGGAGAACCTGGGGACGTACGAAACGCCCGCCTTCGCCCCGTACGCGGAGGTACGGGTCTTCCCGCCCGTCCCGCTGGACGGCTGGCCCAAGGAGCTGGCGAAGCTCCAGGTCTCGGGTACCGAACTGGACGACCCCGCGCCTCCGCCCGCCGCCGACCCGGCCACGCCCGTACTGTGGCTCAATCCCGACCTCGGGATGTCGGCGGGCAAGGCGATGGCGCAGGCCGGTCACGGCGCGCAACTGGCCTGGTACAGGCTGTCGGAGCAGGACCGCGAGGCGTGGTGTGAGACGGGTTTCACACTCGCCGTTCGAACGGCCGATCCGGCGCGCTGGCGCGAACTGACCAGCGGCGGGCTGCCGTTGGTCCGGGATGCCGGTTTCACGGAAATCGCACCAGGGTCGAGCACGGTGGTGGCAGATCATCCGGCGCTACGGCGTTGA
- a CDS encoding DUF692 domain-containing protein encodes MRSQNGTAERRGTGSTRSTGAGTGQADHAGHAGHATDASDTRATRGAADAGKPGSHSTLGIGIGWRPEIADAVESLPGIDWVEAVAENLCPGHLPDSLLRLRARGVTVVPHGVSLGLGGAGRPDPKRLADLAERAEALDSPLVTEHIAFVRAGGALTASVSLEAGHLLPVPRTRDALRVLCENVRIAQESLPVPLAVENIAALINWPDKELTEGQFLAELVERTGVRLLIDVANLHTNHVNRGEDPATALDRLPVEAIAYVHVAGGVERDGVWHDTHAHPVSAPVLDVLAELRARVSPPGVLLERDDNFPPTAELAAELDMIRATLREPGWGSSQGASRGTGPESRTTAAREGAVAAPTAATPAPESEPAPAPAPECVTEGTDRARERLALAQTALLSALVAGTPAPEGFDSRRLGVQSRALAAKRAEVVAKVAPELPRILGDGYRAAYLAYAKSRPMHAGYRRDALDFAEHLLIADRPEDPEARRELTQWWRDRSGPRPPRRAARIARAARTVLVGR; translated from the coding sequence ATGAGGAGCCAGAACGGCACGGCGGAGCGGCGCGGTACGGGGAGCACGCGGAGTACGGGCGCCGGTACGGGCCAGGCGGACCACGCGGGTCACGCGGGTCACGCGACGGATGCGAGTGACACAAGGGCCACGAGGGGTGCGGCCGACGCGGGGAAGCCCGGGAGTCACAGCACCCTCGGGATCGGGATCGGCTGGCGACCCGAGATCGCGGACGCGGTCGAGTCGCTGCCGGGCATCGACTGGGTCGAGGCCGTCGCCGAGAACCTCTGCCCCGGCCACCTCCCCGACTCGCTGCTGCGACTGCGCGCCCGAGGCGTCACCGTCGTCCCGCACGGCGTCTCGCTCGGACTGGGCGGCGCCGGTCGCCCCGACCCCAAGCGCCTCGCCGATCTGGCGGAGCGCGCCGAGGCCCTGGACTCCCCGCTGGTCACCGAGCACATCGCCTTCGTACGGGCCGGTGGCGCGCTCACCGCTTCCGTCTCGCTCGAAGCCGGTCATCTGCTGCCGGTCCCCCGCACCCGGGACGCGCTGCGGGTGCTGTGCGAGAACGTACGGATCGCCCAGGAGTCGCTGCCGGTGCCGCTCGCGGTGGAGAACATCGCCGCGCTGATCAACTGGCCGGACAAGGAGTTGACGGAGGGTCAGTTCCTGGCGGAGCTGGTCGAGCGCACGGGCGTACGGCTGTTGATCGACGTCGCGAACCTGCACACCAACCATGTCAACCGGGGCGAGGATCCGGCGACCGCGCTCGACCGGCTGCCGGTCGAGGCCATCGCATACGTGCATGTGGCGGGCGGTGTCGAACGGGACGGGGTGTGGCACGACACCCACGCCCACCCGGTGAGCGCGCCGGTGCTGGACGTGCTGGCGGAGTTGCGCGCGCGGGTCTCGCCGCCGGGGGTACTGCTGGAGCGGGACGACAACTTCCCGCCGACGGCGGAGTTGGCCGCCGAACTGGACATGATCCGGGCGACGTTGCGGGAGCCGGGGTGGGGGTCGTCGCAGGGGGCGTCGCGAGGGACGGGGCCGGAGTCTCGTACAACTGCCGCCCGGGAAGGCGCGGTTGCGGCACCGACAGCGGCCACCCCCGCGCCCGAGTCCGAGCCTGCGCCTGCGCCTGCGCCTGAGTGCGTGACCGAGGGCACCGACCGTGCCCGTGAGCGGCTCGCCCTCGCGCAGACCGCGCTCCTCTCCGCCCTGGTCGCCGGGACTCCCGCGCCCGAGGGCTTCGACTCGCGGCGGCTCGGGGTGCAGAGCCGGGCGCTCGCCGCCAAGCGGGCGGAGGTCGTCGCCAAGGTGGCGCCGGAGCTGCCGCGCATCCTCGGGGACGGGTACCGGGCCGCGTACCTGGCGTACGCCAAGTCCCGCCCCATGCACGCCGGTTACCGGCGTGACGCACTCGACTTCGCCGAGCATCTGCTGATCGCCGACCGGCCCGAGGACCCGGAGGCGCGGCGTGAACTGACGCAGTGGTGGCGCGACCGGTCGGGACCGCGCCCGCCCCGCCGTGCGGCCCGGATCGCACGTGCTGCCCGTACCGTGCTCGTGGGGCGGTGA
- a CDS encoding polysaccharide deacetylase family protein yields MTINVRRSITRSIAAVTTLGTALVGCGAGAAGKDPVARPAKPPSATATAQRPAGPEHPALMPVFLRGPEPAGATGREARTGTRTGTGTEEIRAGARSGAETGTRAGAGGKTVALTFDADMTPDQGPGAARGERFDNPALISSLRRLEVPATVFMTGRWAEEYPYQAREIGSDPLFEVANHSYSHHSFTPDCHGLPVLARKELAADVRRAFGAFRKAGVRQVVPYFRFPGGCYDTSTLRALAPAGLTAVQWDVVSGDAFATDAEAVAERVLAEVRPGSVVVMHCTTGAAPVTDEAVRAIVPALRARGYRFVKVSELMKG; encoded by the coding sequence ATGACTATAAATGTACGGAGAAGCATCACCCGAAGCATCGCCGCCGTGACCACGCTGGGCACCGCGCTCGTCGGATGCGGTGCCGGGGCCGCCGGGAAGGACCCCGTCGCCCGGCCGGCGAAACCGCCCTCCGCGACGGCCACGGCGCAGCGGCCCGCGGGGCCCGAGCACCCGGCCCTGATGCCGGTCTTCCTGCGGGGCCCGGAACCGGCGGGCGCGACGGGGAGGGAGGCGCGGACGGGGACAAGGACGGGCACGGGCACGGAGGAGATCAGGGCGGGGGCGCGGTCGGGCGCGGAAACCGGGACACGCGCGGGCGCGGGGGGCAAAACGGTCGCGCTCACCTTCGACGCGGACATGACGCCCGATCAGGGGCCGGGCGCCGCCCGTGGCGAGCGGTTCGACAACCCGGCCCTGATCTCCTCACTGCGCCGGCTGGAGGTCCCGGCGACGGTCTTCATGACCGGCCGGTGGGCGGAGGAGTACCCGTACCAGGCGCGCGAGATCGGCTCGGACCCTCTGTTCGAGGTCGCGAACCACTCGTACAGCCACCACTCCTTCACGCCCGACTGCCACGGGCTGCCCGTGCTGGCCCGGAAGGAGTTGGCCGCCGACGTGCGGCGGGCGTTCGGCGCGTTCCGGAAGGCGGGGGTGCGGCAGGTCGTGCCGTACTTCCGTTTCCCCGGCGGCTGTTACGACACCTCGACCCTGCGGGCCCTGGCCCCGGCCGGCCTGACGGCGGTCCAGTGGGACGTGGTCAGTGGTGACGCCTTCGCGACGGACGCGGAAGCGGTGGCCGAACGGGTGCTGGCCGAGGTGCGCCCCGGCTCGGTGGTGGTCATGCACTGCACGACGGGCGCGGCGCCCGTGACGGACGAGGCCGTTCGTGCGATCGTGCCCGCGCTGCGGGCGCGCGGCTACCGCTTCGTGAAGGTGTCGGAGCTGATGAAGGGCTGA
- a CDS encoding DUF4142 domain-containing protein translates to MRRINGTALIIAALVATVGALAFPVWSYADRSGTGEANLAASSVSTQWGPLSATDRDFLVKVRLAGLWELPAGQQAIERAPSQAIKDAGDHLVVGHTDLDVRARDVAAKLGVALPNQPNELQQGWLRELSAATGAEYDRKFANLLRNAHGKVFALIAEVRHTTRNTLIRQLATDANQTVLDHITMLEGTGLVDFDAIAREAAGTKTASPTGPPPPDGNLPPSPPAASPTGDSSFTSRPSTQPGPPTAINTNRPPVTGDEPTP, encoded by the coding sequence TTGCGACGTATCAACGGCACGGCACTCATCATCGCGGCACTCGTCGCGACGGTAGGGGCCCTGGCCTTTCCTGTCTGGTCGTACGCCGACCGATCCGGCACGGGGGAGGCGAATCTCGCGGCGTCGAGCGTGTCCACCCAGTGGGGACCGCTCTCGGCGACGGACCGCGACTTCCTCGTGAAGGTGCGACTGGCGGGGTTGTGGGAACTGCCCGCCGGACAGCAGGCGATCGAGCGGGCCCCGAGCCAGGCCATCAAGGACGCGGGCGACCACCTGGTCGTCGGGCACACCGACCTGGACGTCCGCGCGCGCGACGTGGCCGCGAAGCTCGGCGTCGCCCTGCCGAACCAGCCCAACGAGCTCCAGCAGGGCTGGCTGCGGGAGTTGTCGGCGGCGACGGGAGCCGAGTACGACCGTAAGTTCGCCAACCTGCTGCGCAACGCGCACGGCAAGGTGTTCGCGCTGATCGCCGAGGTCAGACACACGACCCGCAACACCCTGATACGGCAGCTCGCGACCGACGCCAACCAGACGGTGCTCGACCACATCACGATGCTGGAGGGCACCGGGCTCGTCGACTTCGACGCGATCGCGCGGGAGGCCGCGGGCACCAAGACCGCCAGCCCGACCGGCCCGCCGCCGCCGGACGGGAACCTGCCCCCGTCGCCGCCGGCCGCTTCGCCGACCGGGGACAGCTCGTTCACCTCCCGGCCGTCCACGCAGCCGGGCCCGCCGACCGCCATCAACACCAACCGCCCGCCGGTCACGGGCGACGAACCGACGCCGTAA
- a CDS encoding ABC transporter: MTALFRYHLAMLLRSQRWLSPLLLYMVLLAVGVDSSGGVLDSLGLSAAALLPVTAWLVRICVTQEPDAARDVTAAATGMPRAHLAALLTATVCAAAIGLVGTAVVTAIANPRRVEDLVDITPLSAGTSGLLGALVCLLTGVTVGALFSRPLLRGRGWSILLTGLFSLLALVAPGSPANTVVNDLVNSSHGGGIPTHAPPLAAAALIAALAGGAVCVLGTRRG; the protein is encoded by the coding sequence ATGACCGCGCTGTTCCGTTACCACCTCGCCATGCTGCTGCGGTCGCAACGCTGGCTCTCGCCGCTCCTGCTCTACATGGTCCTCCTCGCTGTCGGCGTCGACAGCTCCGGAGGAGTGCTCGACTCCCTCGGGCTCTCCGCCGCCGCGCTGCTGCCGGTCACCGCCTGGCTGGTCCGGATCTGCGTCACGCAGGAACCGGACGCCGCACGTGACGTGACGGCCGCCGCCACGGGGATGCCCCGCGCCCATCTCGCCGCGCTGCTCACCGCGACGGTCTGCGCGGCGGCGATCGGTCTCGTCGGTACGGCGGTCGTCACGGCGATCGCCAACCCACGGCGCGTCGAAGACCTGGTGGACATCACGCCGCTGAGCGCCGGGACGAGCGGACTGCTCGGTGCCCTGGTCTGTCTCCTGACCGGAGTCACGGTCGGTGCCCTGTTCTCCCGCCCGCTGCTGCGCGGCCGGGGCTGGTCGATCCTGCTGACGGGGCTTTTCTCGCTGCTGGCGCTGGTCGCCCCCGGCTCCCCGGCGAACACGGTCGTCAACGATCTGGTGAACAGCTCGCACGGCGGCGGGATCCCCACCCACGCCCCGCCGCTGGCCGCCGCCGCGCTGATCGCGGCCCTGGCCGGGGGCGCGGTCTGCGTCCTGGGCACCCGGCGCGGCTGA
- a CDS encoding alpha/beta hydrolase translates to MRAVAKYGALATLGSLVLSTLSAAPAGGADFAGASSEARGTVIAAQRAAARGIAFRACPKAEMLPDPLTCGTVEVPLDYARPDGELITLTVSRVKASGRTGAAGGEGKAVETVRRQGALVYNPGGPGASSMAFPLAAELPEWKRIATAYDLVGYAPRGVGRSAPLSCQSPADFTKAPTLAPTHPSESYKQERVAGAKAYAQGCARTTGPALRHYTSLNNARDLDVLRAALGEKKLSFMGASYGTYFGSLYATLFPSHVRRMVFDSAVNPAQEQIWYRNNLDQSLAFEQRWADFRTWVAKHDTTYRLGSTPDAVQRNYERVKAAVTGRPAGGKVGPGQLHAAMLGAGYYDDYWAMRATALSEFLKGNTKPLIDQATPRPAAAADSENGNAVYTAVECNDAPWPTDWKTWDRDNTELATRAPFETWDNAWMNLPCAFWPAPRQRPLNVGTAPGRLPPTLILSAERDAATPYPGALELQRRLPGSVLITERAAGAHGLAGGPNQCVNDHLEAYLLTGKTPPHHADCAPHPEPNPVSLPPDTDQEKRTDLRRRLIPNGHI, encoded by the coding sequence ATGAGAGCAGTTGCGAAGTACGGGGCCCTGGCCACCCTCGGCTCCTTGGTCCTGTCCACCCTCTCCGCCGCCCCGGCGGGGGGCGCGGACTTCGCCGGAGCCTCGTCCGAGGCGCGCGGCACGGTGATCGCCGCCCAGCGCGCCGCTGCCAGGGGCATCGCCTTCCGCGCCTGCCCCAAGGCGGAGATGCTGCCCGATCCCCTCACCTGCGGCACAGTCGAGGTCCCGCTCGACTACGCCCGGCCGGACGGTGAGCTGATCACCCTCACCGTCAGCCGGGTCAAGGCGTCCGGCCGGACGGGCGCGGCGGGCGGCGAGGGCAAAGCAGTGGAAACCGTCCGGCGCCAGGGGGCGCTCGTCTACAACCCGGGCGGCCCCGGCGCCTCCAGCATGGCGTTCCCGCTGGCGGCCGAGCTGCCCGAGTGGAAGCGGATCGCGACGGCGTACGACCTGGTCGGCTACGCCCCGCGCGGCGTCGGCCGCTCCGCGCCGCTGTCCTGTCAGTCCCCCGCCGACTTCACGAAGGCGCCCACGCTCGCGCCGACGCACCCCTCGGAGTCGTACAAGCAGGAGCGTGTCGCCGGTGCCAAGGCGTACGCGCAGGGCTGCGCCCGCACCACGGGACCGGCCCTGCGCCACTACACGTCGCTGAACAACGCCCGCGACCTCGACGTCCTGCGGGCCGCGCTCGGCGAGAAGAAGCTGTCCTTCATGGGCGCCTCCTACGGAACGTACTTCGGCTCGCTGTACGCCACGCTCTTCCCGTCCCATGTCCGCCGCATGGTCTTCGACTCGGCCGTCAACCCGGCTCAGGAGCAGATCTGGTACCGCAACAACCTCGACCAGTCCCTCGCGTTCGAGCAGCGCTGGGCGGACTTCCGGACCTGGGTGGCCAAGCACGACACGACGTACCGCCTCGGCAGCACACCCGACGCGGTGCAGCGGAACTACGAGCGGGTGAAGGCGGCGGTGACCGGCCGCCCGGCGGGCGGCAAGGTCGGCCCCGGCCAGCTGCACGCGGCGATGCTCGGCGCGGGCTACTACGACGACTACTGGGCGATGCGGGCGACGGCCCTCTCGGAGTTCCTGAAGGGCAACACCAAGCCACTGATCGACCAGGCGACCCCGCGCCCGGCGGCAGCCGCGGACAGCGAGAACGGCAACGCCGTCTACACGGCCGTGGAGTGCAACGACGCGCCGTGGCCGACGGACTGGAAGACCTGGGACCGGGACAACACCGAACTCGCCACGCGCGCCCCGTTCGAGACCTGGGACAACGCGTGGATGAACCTCCCCTGCGCCTTCTGGCCGGCCCCCCGCCAGCGCCCGCTGAACGTCGGCACGGCCCCCGGCCGGCTCCCCCCGACCCTGATCCTCTCCGCCGAACGCGACGCCGCGACCCCGTACCCCGGCGCCCTCGAACTCCAGCGCCGCCTCCCCGGCTCGGTCCTGATCACCGAACGAGCCGCCGGCGCCCACGGCCTCGCGGGCGGCCCGAACCAGTGCGTCAACGACCACCTGGAGGCCTACCTCCTCACCGGCAAAACCCCACCCCACCACGCCGACTGCGCCCCACACCCGGAGCCGAACCCGGTATCGCTGCCCCCGGACACCGATCAAGAAAAGCGCACGGACCTACGCCGCAGGTTGATCCCGAACGGCCACATCTGA
- a CDS encoding AIM24 family protein, translated as MKSDLFASENMAQQATAPGMSLQNAKSVKYAVNGEMHARQGSMIAFRGNLQFERKGQGIGGMLKRAVTGEGLALMAVRGQGEAWFAHEAANCFIVDLDQGDVLTVNGRNVLCFDATLSYEIKTVKGAGMSSGLFNSVFTGYGKLAIICEGNPIVIPVTAQEPVCVDTDAVVGWSAHLDTSLHRSQSLGSMIRGGSGEAVQLRLQGEGFVIVRPSELTPTKPSGN; from the coding sequence ATGAAGAGCGACCTTTTTGCCAGCGAGAACATGGCGCAGCAGGCGACCGCCCCCGGGATGAGCCTCCAGAACGCCAAATCCGTCAAATACGCCGTCAACGGCGAAATGCACGCGCGCCAGGGGTCGATGATCGCCTTCCGCGGCAACCTCCAGTTCGAGCGCAAGGGCCAGGGCATCGGCGGGATGCTCAAGCGCGCCGTCACCGGTGAGGGCCTGGCGCTGATGGCTGTCAGGGGTCAGGGCGAGGCGTGGTTCGCGCACGAGGCGGCGAACTGCTTCATCGTCGACCTCGACCAGGGCGACGTGCTCACCGTCAACGGCCGCAACGTCCTGTGCTTCGACGCCACGCTCTCCTACGAGATCAAGACAGTGAAGGGCGCCGGCATGAGCAGCGGCCTCTTCAACAGCGTCTTCACCGGATACGGGAAGCTCGCCATCATCTGTGAGGGCAACCCCATCGTGATCCCCGTCACCGCGCAGGAGCCGGTCTGCGTGGACACGGACGCCGTCGTCGGCTGGAGCGCGCACCTGGACACCTCGCTGCACCGTTCACAGTCCTTGGGCTCGATGATTCGCGGTGGTTCCGGCGAGGCCGTCCAGCTCAGACTCCAGGGCGAGGGCTTCGTCATCGTCCGGCCGAGCGAGCTGACGCCCACCAAGCCGTCCGGAAACTGA
- a CDS encoding ABC transporter ATP-binding protein yields MELRGVGRRYGLGGPWVLRGVDLSLPPGRLIRVEGVNGSGKSTLLRLVAGIDAPTEGRVTGRPGRTAYVPERFPVALPFTAVGYLTHLGRIHGLRGAGAASRAGEWLERFGAGEHARTPLAELSKGTSQKVAVAQALLAVPELLVLDEAWTGLDTAARAQLDLVVAERVAAGGTVVFVDHDPRRLAGAADAVYAVAGNALVRGTAADFPAEQGPRVRVVAVAPPGAALPQGLPGAPTREHEPEHGPERRPEDGTVLLSVAAAHSDALLRALLTARPAWHIREVRAPESEPGTAEAANAMNVINVTNAADEMNATDESNAVGAKGTTEQIREHIRP; encoded by the coding sequence GTGGAACTGCGAGGAGTGGGCCGCCGCTACGGTCTCGGCGGCCCCTGGGTACTGCGCGGCGTCGACCTCTCGCTGCCGCCCGGCCGCCTGATCCGGGTCGAGGGCGTCAACGGCAGCGGCAAGTCCACCCTGCTGCGGCTGGTCGCCGGGATCGACGCGCCGACCGAGGGCCGTGTCACCGGCCGGCCCGGCCGTACGGCGTACGTCCCCGAACGCTTCCCCGTCGCGCTGCCCTTCACCGCCGTCGGATATCTGACCCACCTGGGCCGGATCCACGGACTGCGCGGCGCCGGGGCGGCGTCCCGCGCGGGGGAGTGGCTCGAACGCTTCGGAGCCGGGGAGCACGCCCGTACGCCGCTCGCCGAACTGTCCAAGGGCACCAGCCAGAAGGTCGCCGTCGCGCAGGCGCTGCTCGCCGTGCCGGAGCTGCTGGTGCTGGACGAGGCGTGGACGGGGCTCGACACCGCCGCCCGTGCCCAGCTCGACCTGGTTGTGGCGGAGCGTGTGGCGGCCGGCGGCACCGTCGTCTTCGTGGACCACGACCCCCGGCGCCTGGCCGGGGCCGCCGACGCCGTGTACGCGGTGGCCGGGAACGCCCTCGTACGCGGTACGGCGGCGGACTTCCCGGCCGAACAGGGGCCCCGCGTACGGGTGGTGGCCGTCGCGCCACCGGGTGCCGCGCTCCCGCAGGGGCTGCCCGGCGCCCCCACCCGCGAGCACGAGCCCGAGCACGGGCCCGAACGTAGGCCCGAGGACGGGACCGTTCTGCTGAGCGTCGCCGCCGCACACTCCGACGCGTTGCTCCGTGCCCTGCTGACGGCGCGCCCGGCCTGGCACATCCGGGAGGTGCGCGCACCCGAGAGCGAACCGGGCACGGCGGAAGCGGCGAACGCGATGAACGTGATCAACGTGACGAACGCGGCGGACGAGATGAACGCGACGGACGAGTCGAACGCCGTGGGCGCGAAAGGTACGACGGAACAGATCAGGGAGCACATCAGGCCATGA
- a CDS encoding GNAT family N-acetyltransferase: protein MTLIAPVLPFGYHARPARADDVPAIHALITECDREVYERPRKDVGAIIADLGRPRLVPELDTVLVFDRTGSPAAWAWVDRRSEIDVHPEHRGRGLGTALLRWAQERGRQAGADRLVQIVPDGNAGAGALLRAWGYDPLLTSWLMEFRMPDEPALPRSPTGVSVRPYRDGDGPAVHLLVEDAFDEWQERRAAYEEWALRTVERPAFAPDQSALAFADGQLVGTALALDVPGADEGYLEQVAVRRSHRRLGIARLLLRHSFRAFHRAGRRSCTLWTHSDTGAVDFYRAVGMGVRHNSTVFRKELRSPAAT from the coding sequence ATGACCTTGATTGCCCCGGTCCTGCCTTTCGGCTACCACGCGCGGCCCGCGCGCGCCGACGACGTCCCGGCGATCCACGCCCTGATCACGGAGTGCGACCGGGAGGTATACGAGCGGCCCCGCAAGGACGTGGGCGCGATCATCGCGGATCTCGGGCGCCCCAGGCTGGTGCCGGAGTTGGACACCGTGCTCGTGTTCGACCGGACCGGAAGTCCGGCGGCATGGGCCTGGGTGGACCGGCGCTCGGAGATCGACGTGCATCCGGAGCACCGGGGCCGGGGACTGGGTACGGCGCTGCTCCGCTGGGCGCAGGAGCGGGGACGACAGGCCGGCGCGGACCGGCTCGTACAGATCGTGCCCGACGGGAACGCCGGCGCGGGCGCGCTGCTGCGCGCGTGGGGGTACGACCCGCTGCTGACGTCGTGGCTGATGGAGTTCCGCATGCCGGACGAACCCGCCCTGCCGCGGTCGCCGACGGGTGTGAGCGTACGGCCGTACCGTGACGGTGACGGGCCCGCCGTCCATCTGCTCGTCGAGGACGCGTTCGACGAGTGGCAGGAGCGGCGGGCGGCGTACGAGGAGTGGGCCCTGCGCACCGTCGAGCGGCCCGCGTTCGCCCCGGACCAGTCGGCCCTGGCGTTCGCCGACGGCCAACTCGTGGGAACGGCGCTGGCGTTGGACGTTCCGGGCGCGGACGAGGGCTATCTGGAACAGGTCGCCGTACGCCGCAGCCATCGGCGTCTCGGCATCGCCCGGCTGCTGCTGCGCCACTCGTTCCGCGCGTTCCACCGGGCGGGCCGACGTTCCTGCACGCTGTGGACGCACTCGGACACCGGCGCGGTGGACTTCTACCGCGCAGTGGGCATGGGCGTCCGGCACAACTCGACGGTCTTCCGGAAGGAACTGCGTTCCCCGGCGGCCACATGA
- a CDS encoding TIGR04222 domain-containing membrane protein, protein MNTLVTALQIAIPLSFVSLVVGVISLRSGGGGNEIHDPMEMAFLGGGPGRVAETAIVAMHTDGRLRVGGPGIVALHSDIARNPVEHAVVQEYRRAPNGALHALRLAVMRSPAVQEIGHSLAARGLLVPVRKTRLWVLWGVTQAVVCVLAIPLSIVLLVSTTDPAVIPTLPLAFIGVFAGVICAVVARQRLTAAGVKARLKFRTAYQHIRTPAHQVAVNGHMALDDPQLRDHLTAARAMRAGRDFQPAPHLAAGAVVVWCASAGFGDGSGSGDGGGGCGGSGGSGCGGGGGGCGGGGGSGDGGGGGGGGGCGGGGGGCGGGGG, encoded by the coding sequence ATGAACACACTGGTCACCGCGCTCCAGATCGCCATCCCGCTCTCCTTCGTCTCGCTCGTCGTCGGCGTGATCTCCCTGCGCTCGGGCGGCGGCGGGAACGAGATCCACGACCCGATGGAGATGGCCTTCCTCGGCGGCGGGCCGGGCCGGGTCGCCGAGACCGCGATCGTCGCCATGCACACGGACGGACGGCTGCGCGTCGGCGGCCCCGGCATCGTCGCCCTCCACAGCGACATCGCACGGAATCCTGTCGAACACGCGGTCGTACAGGAGTACCGGCGGGCGCCCAACGGCGCCCTGCACGCGCTGCGCCTCGCCGTGATGCGCAGCCCCGCCGTCCAGGAGATCGGCCACTCCCTCGCCGCCCGCGGACTGCTGGTCCCGGTACGGAAGACCCGGCTGTGGGTGCTCTGGGGCGTGACGCAGGCGGTCGTCTGCGTGCTGGCCATTCCGCTGTCGATCGTCCTGCTCGTCAGCACCACGGACCCGGCGGTCATCCCGACGCTGCCGCTGGCGTTCATCGGTGTCTTCGCGGGCGTCATCTGCGCGGTGGTGGCCCGGCAACGGCTCACGGCCGCAGGAGTGAAGGCCCGGCTGAAGTTCCGTACGGCCTACCAGCACATCAGGACCCCCGCCCACCAGGTCGCCGTGAACGGGCACATGGCGCTGGACGACCCACAGCTGCGCGACCACCTGACGGCGGCGCGCGCCATGCGGGCCGGCCGTGACTTCCAGCCGGCGCCGCATCTGGCCGCCGGCGCCGTGGTGGTGTGGTGCGCGAGCGCGGGCTTCGGCGACGGCAGTGGCTCGGGCGACGGGGGCGGTGGCTGCGGCGGCTCCGGAGGATCGGGCTGCGGCGGGGGTGGCGGAGGCTGCGGCGGTGGGGGCGGGTCCGGTGACGGCGGAGGCGGTGGAGGGGGCGGTGGCTGCGGCGGGGGTGGCGGAGGCTGCGGAGGAGGCGGTGGCTGA